A region of the Candidatus Poribacteria bacterium genome:
CGCTACAAGCACCTTCAAGGGAGCCGTGTCCATACCGATTGACGTTCAGGTTCAGATGCTCAAAGCGATCATCCGATCGCTCTGGAGACAGGGGTTCAAGTATATCTTCGTGGTGAGCGTCCACGGACCCAACGGGATACCGATCGGTAATGCGGTGAGGTCGCTTTTTGAGGACGAAAACATCCCCGCGGTTTACCTGAACCCATGGGGATATGTTGACGACGAAAAATTGCGTGAGAAGATACCGAACTACGACGACAGCTACAAGGAGGCGATGCTGGCGTATGCCGCCGCCAAAATCCTGGGCAAGGAGAGAGCGATACCGGACTTAAGCGAGCTGAAGGACGAAGAAGTCCCCGAAGGCTGTGAGCTGCCCGAAGCTTTCCGCAAGATCGGAAGATATGGCGGGATGGTCGGATACCACTACACGCACGAACTTCAGCATATACCGCCGAGGGCTGGGATAGACCCGGAGCTGGGTTTGAAGGTATACGAGGAGACCGCCGAGAGGATGCTTCCCGTCGTCGATGCCCTGCGTGAATACGTGAGGTGGCTTGAGGAGCATCCCAGAAGATACATTGAGTAAGGGAGGGGATGGAGATGGTCATAGATTGTCACGCGCACCTATATCATCATAGCCGAAAAACGTGGGAGGAGGACGATAGGAAGCTGATTGAGGCGGCGGATAAGCTTGGAATTGACAAGCTGTGCTGCTCCATCCTTCCGCCGCAGCGACCTTCAACGCCTGAGAGCTTCCGGGAGTGCAACAGATGGGTGAAGGAGGCGATGGAGAGGTTTCCCGACAGGATACTGGGCTACTGCTACGTCAACCCCGGATATACGAGGGAGGCGCTCGACGAGATACGGCGATGCATAGAGGATTACGGCTTCATCGGGATAAAGCTCTACAACGAGTATCGCTGTAACGAGCCTGTCCTCTTCCCGATAGTTGAGCTCGCGATAGAGCTTAAAATCCCGATACTGCAACATGCAGGGCA
Encoded here:
- a CDS encoding creatininase family protein; the protein is MSEKVFLDEMTWREAREAIERGAPVFLPTGPVEGHGPHVPLGCDYYIATAFSVVMAQKCGGVVLPPLTYNFSGATSTFKGAVSIPIDVQVQMLKAIIRSLWRQGFKYIFVVSVHGPNGIPIGNAVRSLFEDENIPAVYLNPWGYVDDEKLREKIPNYDDSYKEAMLAYAAAKILGKERAIPDLSELKDEEVPEGCELPEAFRKIGRYGGMVGYHYTHELQHIPPRAGIDPELGLKVYEETAERMLPVVDALREYVRWLEEHPRRYIE
- a CDS encoding amidohydrolase family protein — translated: MEMVIDCHAHLYHHSRKTWEEDDRKLIEAADKLGIDKLCCSILPPQRPSTPESFRECNRWVKEAMERFPDRILGYCYVNPGYTREALDEIRRCIEDYGFIGIKLYNEYRCNEPVLFPIVELAIELKIPILQHAGHAHYFVKEQPRLSDGGMLAELARRYPEAILICAHVCGGGDWGWTIKALRNVPNVYLDTSGSVTDEGVIEMAARILGVERLLFGCDMSMTAGIGKIRSARLSDEEKRKILGENMLRILERRGVRC